The proteins below come from a single Acidobacteriota bacterium genomic window:
- a CDS encoding sterol desaturase family protein — MLRPTVIAIPFFALMIAFEAWWAYRKGSDEYADRKDTWGNIFLGFMSVVWGALFGLLTGGVYLFFYDIAPYKFPADAWWTWVALFFVDDLAYYIFHRVSHEMRLFWNFHVVHHSSEHYNLSVAVRQSWFSGTLHWIFYATVMLLGFAPWMFAVMHGFNLIYQFWIHTRFIKTMGRPFEYIFNTPSHHRVHHGVNNPYLDKNYAGVLIIWDRMFGSFISETEEPRYGIITPIRSYNPLWINTHGWFEMFQAMKRQAGIGKKLKCIFGSPNMDLVKTYEN; from the coding sequence ATGCTTCGTCCTACCGTCATTGCTATTCCATTCTTCGCCCTCATGATCGCATTCGAGGCGTGGTGGGCGTATCGGAAAGGATCGGACGAATACGCTGATCGGAAAGATACGTGGGGTAATATCTTTCTTGGTTTTATGAGCGTTGTCTGGGGCGCTTTGTTTGGGCTACTGACCGGCGGGGTCTATCTGTTCTTTTACGACATCGCTCCTTACAAGTTTCCCGCCGATGCCTGGTGGACGTGGGTGGCGTTGTTCTTTGTCGATGATCTGGCATACTACATTTTCCATCGGGTCAGCCACGAAATGAGGCTGTTTTGGAATTTCCACGTTGTCCATCATTCGAGCGAGCACTACAATTTGAGCGTCGCGGTGCGTCAGAGCTGGTTCAGCGGTACGCTGCATTGGATCTTTTACGCGACCGTCATGCTTCTTGGGTTTGCTCCGTGGATGTTTGCCGTGATGCACGGTTTTAACCTGATCTACCAGTTCTGGATCCATACAAGATTCATCAAAACGATGGGTCGGCCGTTCGAATATATCTTTAACACACCCTCGCATCATCGCGTCCATCACGGGGTGAACAATCCGTATTTGGATAAGAATTACGCAGGCGTGCTGATCATTTGGGACAGAATGTTTGGTTCATTTATTTCGGAAACCGAAGAACCGCGATATGGAATAATCACACCGATACGAAGCTACAATCCGCTTTGGATAAACACGCACGGTTGGTTCGAGATGTTTCAGGCGATGAAAAGACAGGCCGGAATTGGTAAAAAGTTGAAATGCATTTTCGGCTCGCCGAATATGGACCTGGTTAAAACCTATGAGAATTAA
- a CDS encoding cobalamin B12-binding domain-containing protein encodes MSERKIRVLVAKPGLDGHDRGAKVIARALRDAGMEVIYTGLRQTPEMIASAALQEDVDAVGISILSGAHNTLCPRIVNLLRENGMDDTLVLVGGIVPQEDIVTLKANGVSEVFLPGTSTEDIVKYINANVRTV; translated from the coding sequence ATGAGTGAAAGAAAGATCAGAGTTTTGGTCGCCAAACCCGGCCTCGACGGCCACGATCGCGGTGCGAAAGTCATCGCCCGTGCCCTGCGTGACGCCGGAATGGAAGTGATCTACACCGGTTTGCGTCAAACTCCGGAAATGATCGCGTCCGCCGCTTTGCAGGAAGACGTCGACGCCGTCGGCATCTCGATCCTCAGCGGTGCGCACAACACGTTATGCCCGCGGATCGTCAATCTGCTCAGGGAAAACGGTATGGACGACACGCTTGTACTGGTCGGCGGCATCGTTCCACAAGAAGACATCGTTACGCTCAAAGCTAACGGCGTCTCCGAAGTATTCCTGCCGGGAACCTCGACTGAAGATATTGTAAAGTACATCAATGCCAACGTCCGTACAGTTTAG
- a CDS encoding DUF1446 domain-containing protein gives MKDKIRVAGGQGFWGDLLTAPVDQVRKGPIDYLMLDYLAEVTMSILQKQRSRNPEAGYARDFVSLLGEILPDCVEKNIKVLSNAGGVNVPGCAEAIRETAAGLGLQGKVKIGIVTGDDVLDKLDDWLADGIKIDSMDDGTPLASIRDKVQSANVYLGSAPLVEALGKGANIIVGGRLTDTGLTLAPLVHEFGWSFDDWDKISAGTIAGHIIECGAQSSGGNCQYDWQNIPDMANIGFPIIEASPNGEFVVTKHEGTGGRVNIQSVKEQLLYEMGDPHSYITPDVVADFASIQLAAVGDNRVKVYGITGHPKTDFYKVSIAYTGGWKSVGTLVYSWPDANKKAKAADRILRERLDNLGLKFDTILTEFVGVNATHGHLSGEPASDIPEVQFRIGVRGQNKADVERFTKEIAPLILTGPPSVTGFAGGRPKVEEIMAYFPALIPKSLIETKVEIVEA, from the coding sequence ATGAAAGATAAGATACGCGTCGCAGGCGGACAGGGATTTTGGGGAGACCTTCTAACGGCTCCGGTCGATCAGGTGCGAAAAGGGCCGATCGATTATCTAATGCTCGATTATCTGGCCGAGGTCACGATGTCGATCCTGCAAAAACAGCGTTCTCGCAACCCGGAAGCTGGCTACGCCCGGGATTTTGTCTCACTGCTCGGCGAGATCTTGCCGGATTGCGTCGAAAAGAACATTAAGGTCCTGTCGAACGCCGGCGGCGTAAATGTTCCGGGCTGCGCGGAAGCGATCCGTGAAACTGCCGCCGGTCTCGGCCTGCAGGGCAAAGTAAAGATCGGAATAGTTACTGGCGACGACGTGCTCGACAAACTCGACGACTGGCTTGCCGATGGTATTAAGATCGATTCTATGGACGACGGTACGCCGCTCGCATCGATCCGCGATAAGGTCCAGTCCGCCAACGTCTATCTCGGATCCGCTCCGCTCGTTGAGGCTTTGGGCAAAGGTGCCAATATCATCGTCGGCGGACGGCTGACCGACACAGGTTTGACGCTCGCTCCACTGGTGCATGAATTCGGCTGGAGTTTCGACGACTGGGACAAGATCTCAGCCGGAACGATCGCCGGGCACATCATCGAATGCGGCGCCCAATCGAGCGGCGGCAATTGCCAGTACGACTGGCAAAACATCCCCGACATGGCAAACATTGGCTTCCCGATCATCGAGGCCTCGCCAAACGGCGAATTCGTCGTGACCAAACACGAAGGAACCGGCGGCCGCGTCAACATTCAGTCCGTCAAAGAGCAGCTCTTATACGAAATGGGCGATCCGCATTCATACATCACACCGGATGTCGTAGCCGATTTTGCCTCGATCCAGCTAGCAGCCGTAGGTGATAACCGCGTCAAGGTCTATGGAATCACCGGCCACCCGAAAACCGACTTCTACAAAGTCTCCATCGCCTACACCGGCGGCTGGAAATCCGTCGGCACACTAGTCTATTCCTGGCCCGACGCGAACAAGAAAGCTAAGGCCGCAGACCGCATCCTCCGCGAACGGCTCGACAACCTCGGCCTAAAATTCGACACGATCCTAACCGAATTCGTCGGCGTAAACGCCACCCACGGCCACCTCTCAGGCGAGCCTGCCAGCGACATCCCCGAAGTCCAATTCCGAATCGGAGTTCGCGGCCAGAACAAGGCAGATGTCGAAAGATTTACAAAAGAGATCGCCCCGTTGATCCTTACGGGTCCACCATCAGTAACTGGTTTTGCAGGTGGTCGCCCGAAGGTCGAGGAGATAATGGCTTATTTTCCAGCGTTGATACCGAAATCGTTGATCGAGACGAAAGTTGAGATCGTTGAGGCCTGA
- a CDS encoding enoyl-CoA hydratase/isomerase family protein: MENSSDALQIERIGSFCIVRFTRPEIRNPLSLTVLDQIHLALDDLHLYEELETLVFTGSQLSFASGADLREIAAVTAENAVGFARYGQETMVRIAVLEMRTVAAINGFCFGGALDLALACDVRVASPNAKFAHPGAGLGIITGWGGTQRLPRLIGQTNALEMFFTAEAIDAERALHIGLVDLVTDDIFRNELLNVL, from the coding sequence ATGGAAAATAGTTCAGACGCACTACAGATCGAGAGGATCGGGTCATTCTGTATTGTACGCTTTACGCGGCCCGAGATCCGCAACCCGCTCTCGCTCACGGTGCTGGATCAAATACATCTTGCTCTCGATGATCTTCATTTGTATGAGGAACTCGAGACATTGGTTTTTACCGGCAGCCAGCTTAGCTTTGCATCCGGCGCTGATCTGCGCGAGATCGCCGCGGTCACTGCGGAGAACGCGGTGGGATTTGCCCGTTACGGGCAAGAAACGATGGTACGCATCGCGGTGCTTGAGATGAGGACGGTCGCGGCGATCAACGGATTCTGTTTTGGCGGAGCTTTGGATCTGGCATTGGCGTGCGACGTTCGCGTGGCCTCCCCGAACGCTAAATTCGCTCATCCTGGTGCCGGGCTCGGCATAATAACAGGCTGGGGCGGCACTCAGCGCTTGCCGCGGCTTATAGGTCAGACCAACGCCTTAGAGATGTTTTTTACGGCAGAGGCGATAGATGCCGAGCGTGCTCTGCATATCGGCCTTGTGGACCTGGTTACAGATGATATATTTAGAAATGAACTGCTAAACGTATTATGA
- a CDS encoding inorganic pyrophosphatase, giving the protein MTAFRNNKAHPWHGISIGDSSPAEVTVFVEIVPRDTVKYEVDKETGYLKIDRPQQYSNVVPANYGFIPQTYCGTRIADLARPKYTKPISDGDNDPLDILVLSEHHIPRGDIILKAVPIGGFCLIDGGEADDKIIAVLKGDKVFEQYTEIARLPKGILERFEHYFLTYKSLPDEPNVCEIAYSYGREESYEVIRSAILDYQELKARA; this is encoded by the coding sequence ATGACAGCTTTTCGCAACAACAAAGCTCACCCGTGGCACGGAATTTCGATCGGCGATAGTTCACCCGCGGAAGTTACCGTTTTCGTCGAGATCGTACCTCGTGACACGGTGAAATATGAGGTCGACAAAGAAACAGGCTATCTTAAGATCGACCGGCCGCAGCAGTATTCGAACGTAGTTCCGGCAAACTACGGTTTCATTCCGCAGACTTACTGCGGAACGCGGATCGCTGATCTTGCTCGGCCTAAATACACTAAACCGATCAGCGACGGCGACAATGACCCTCTCGATATTCTCGTTCTATCGGAACATCATATTCCGCGTGGCGATATTATCCTAAAAGCGGTGCCGATCGGCGGATTTTGCCTGATCGACGGAGGCGAAGCTGACGATAAGATCATCGCCGTCCTGAAGGGCGACAAAGTCTTTGAGCAGTACACCGAGATCGCTCGACTGCCAAAAGGTATCCTCGAGCGTTTCGAGCACTATTTCCTAACCTATAAATCTCTCCCCGACGAACCAAATGTCTGCGAGATAGCCTATTCGTATGGGCGAGAAGAGTCATACGAAGTCATACGTTCCGCGATCCTCGATTATCAGGAACTGAAAGCCCGCGCGTAA
- a CDS encoding M28 family metallopeptidase → MRNLLALLVFICLLGNGVLGQAAGSTLLGFSSAGSVDQRAMEQRFDSYLNPNNLRDWMKRLSARPHHLGSKYGKENAEFIASQFKAWGFDTKIEEFEVLFPSPKTRIVEMTAPEKFVLKLNEPPVKGDETSIQQKEQLPTYNAYSIDGDVSGPLVYVNYGTPADYEELERRGIDVKGKIVISRYGGSWRGIKPKVAAEHGAVGCLIYSDPKNDGFYQGDVYPKGPYRNENGVQRGSVMDMPLHPGDPLTKGIGATKNAKRIDRKDAETLTKIPVLPISYSDALPLLRNLDGAVVPDAWRGALPVTYHFGSGTPTVRMKLQFNWEMKKIYDVIAKMKGSELPDQWIIRGNHHDAWVNGADDPISGLVAEMEEARAIGELVKSGWKPKRTIVYAAWDAEEQGLIGSTEWVETHADELRQKAAVYINTDSNGRGFLGMGGSHTLEKFINEVGREIPDPQTSMSVWERSRAQQIVNGSPVQRLELTNRPDLRIGALGSGSDYTPFLQHLGIASLNIGFGGEDGSGTYHSIYDSYSHYFKFSDPGFKYGIALSKVCGHSVLRLANADVLPFDFANFADTVGVYVNEVTRLADSLREDAKTANQMITSGMWRAVQDPTDKLSTPKLKSEVPNINFEPLKNALAKLKNSAAEYQKAAAGKQLSASERKTLDDILYKSERLLTRSEGLPRRDWFRHQIYAPGFYTGYGVKTLPGVREALEQRDWTEAQEQILIVSRTIEGFSAQIDRAAKVY, encoded by the coding sequence ATGCGAAATCTATTGGCGTTGTTGGTGTTCATCTGTCTCTTGGGAAATGGCGTTCTCGGTCAGGCTGCTGGTTCTACTTTGCTTGGCTTTTCTTCGGCGGGTTCGGTCGACCAGAGGGCTATGGAGCAGAGATTTGATTCGTATTTGAATCCAAATAACCTGCGGGATTGGATGAAGCGTCTGTCGGCTCGCCCACACCATCTCGGCTCTAAGTACGGCAAAGAGAATGCAGAGTTCATCGCGTCGCAGTTCAAGGCGTGGGGATTTGATACTAAGATCGAGGAGTTTGAGGTCCTGTTTCCGTCGCCAAAGACGCGAATTGTCGAGATGACAGCGCCTGAGAAGTTTGTTTTGAAGTTGAACGAGCCCCCGGTTAAAGGTGACGAAACATCGATCCAGCAAAAAGAGCAGCTGCCGACGTACAATGCGTATTCGATCGACGGAGACGTCTCGGGGCCGCTTGTTTATGTAAATTACGGCACGCCCGCAGATTACGAAGAACTGGAGCGTCGCGGCATCGATGTAAAAGGAAAGATCGTGATCTCGCGGTACGGTGGCTCCTGGCGTGGTATCAAACCTAAAGTCGCCGCCGAGCACGGAGCCGTTGGGTGCCTGATCTATTCGGACCCGAAAAATGACGGGTTCTATCAGGGCGACGTCTACCCGAAAGGCCCGTACCGCAACGAGAACGGCGTTCAGCGTGGCTCGGTGATGGACATGCCGCTCCATCCTGGAGATCCATTGACGAAGGGCATTGGAGCAACGAAAAACGCAAAGCGCATTGACCGAAAAGATGCCGAAACCCTGACAAAGATCCCTGTGCTGCCCATTTCCTATAGTGATGCTTTGCCGCTCTTAAGAAATCTCGATGGAGCAGTTGTTCCGGACGCTTGGCGCGGTGCGTTGCCAGTAACGTATCATTTTGGCAGCGGCACGCCGACGGTCCGAATGAAGCTCCAGTTCAACTGGGAGATGAAAAAGATCTATGACGTCATTGCCAAAATGAAAGGCTCGGAGCTGCCTGATCAATGGATCATTCGAGGCAATCATCACGACGCGTGGGTCAACGGAGCCGACGACCCGATCAGCGGCCTCGTTGCGGAAATGGAAGAAGCTCGGGCGATCGGCGAGCTTGTGAAAAGTGGCTGGAAGCCAAAGCGTACTATTGTCTATGCCGCATGGGATGCAGAGGAGCAAGGGCTGATCGGTTCGACAGAATGGGTTGAAACACACGCTGACGAGCTGCGCCAAAAAGCCGCCGTTTATATCAACACCGACTCGAACGGCCGGGGCTTTTTGGGAATGGGCGGTTCGCACACGCTTGAGAAGTTCATTAATGAGGTTGGCCGCGAAATACCCGATCCGCAGACCAGCATGTCTGTGTGGGAACGCTCGCGTGCGCAGCAGATCGTAAACGGCTCACCCGTTCAGCGTCTTGAGTTAACAAACCGTCCGGATCTGCGGATCGGTGCATTGGGTTCCGGTTCCGATTACACGCCGTTTTTGCAGCATTTAGGGATCGCTTCGCTGAACATTGGATTTGGCGGGGAAGACGGCAGCGGGACTTACCATTCGATCTACGATTCCTATTCACACTATTTCAAGTTCAGCGATCCGGGCTTCAAATATGGTATCGCCTTATCTAAAGTCTGTGGGCACAGTGTTTTACGGCTGGCAAATGCTGACGTTCTCCCGTTCGATTTTGCGAATTTCGCTGACACCGTCGGCGTTTATGTGAATGAGGTAACCCGCCTCGCCGACTCATTGCGTGAAGACGCCAAGACAGCTAACCAAATGATAACGAGCGGGATGTGGCGAGCGGTCCAGGACCCGACCGACAAACTTTCAACTCCGAAGCTTAAATCCGAGGTTCCGAATATCAATTTCGAACCGCTAAAAAACGCACTCGCGAAATTGAAAAATAGTGCCGCCGAATATCAAAAGGCAGCGGCCGGGAAACAACTCTCCGCATCTGAACGCAAAACGCTCGACGACATTCTCTACAAAAGCGAACGCCTCTTAACCCGCAGCGAAGGCCTGCCCCGGCGCGACTGGTTCCGGCATCAGATCTACGCTCCGGGTTTCTACACCGGCTACGGCGTAAAAACTCTGCCCGGAGTTCGCGAAGCTCTCGAGCAGCGAGACTGGACCGAAGCTCAGGAGCAGATCCTCATCGTCAGCCGCACGATCGAAGGTTTTTCGGCTCAGATCGACCGTGCAGCAAAGGTATATTGA
- a CDS encoding class I SAM-dependent methyltransferase: MKRFIVTLIGLKIWLLLVFATLFFSNVPVDIETLASAAQPTPTPAADGKNPRKTSEPYTGDLSIFEDAARDKNLQIDRVMDILKISEGRSVADIGAGSGWFSVRAAKRVGPGGQVFAVEINQEYIDHINQGAAAEGFKNIKTILGKPDDPLLLPNSVDVVFILKTYHEIAEPVALMKKVRSALKKGGLVGIIDRNGNGTDHGLDKNVVVRELKQAGFALKWEYDFVKPDNMDYFLVFE, translated from the coding sequence ATGAAGAGATTTATCGTCACATTGATCGGGCTAAAGATCTGGCTCTTACTCGTTTTCGCGACGTTGTTTTTCTCTAATGTGCCGGTCGATATTGAGACCTTGGCTTCTGCCGCCCAACCGACCCCAACCCCTGCTGCCGACGGCAAGAATCCCAGAAAGACCAGCGAACCGTACACCGGCGATCTCTCGATCTTTGAGGATGCGGCCCGCGACAAGAATTTGCAGATCGACCGCGTAATGGATATTTTGAAGATCAGCGAAGGGAGATCGGTCGCGGATATCGGAGCCGGCTCCGGTTGGTTCTCCGTCCGGGCCGCAAAGCGTGTCGGGCCCGGCGGGCAGGTCTTTGCCGTTGAGATCAACCAGGAGTACATCGATCACATTAACCAGGGAGCGGCCGCAGAAGGGTTTAAGAATATAAAAACGATCCTGGGAAAGCCTGACGATCCGTTACTACTTCCAAACTCCGTCGATGTCGTATTTATCCTCAAGACGTATCATGAGATCGCCGAGCCCGTCGCCTTGATGAAAAAGGTCAGGTCGGCATTAAAGAAAGGCGGACTCGTCGGCATCATCGACCGAAATGGCAATGGAACCGACCACGGTTTGGACAAAAATGTCGTCGTGCGTGAACTCAAGCAGGCGGGATTTGCCCTGAAATGGGAATACGATTTTGTGAAGCCCGACAATATGGACTATTTTCTTGTATTTGAATAA
- a CDS encoding heme-binding domain-containing protein — MKKTLKIVVGLLALGFIVLQFFRIDKANPPVVQGETLEAAVAVPADISQILGRSCNDCHTNTTIYPWYANIQPSGWFLKDHIDDGRRHLNFSVFNTYAPTKKTKKLEEICEQVESKEMPLPSYLWIHSESKLSESDAKALCDWTKDAGAKLEVK; from the coding sequence ATGAAAAAAACCCTGAAGATCGTTGTTGGTTTGCTTGCTCTCGGATTTATCGTTTTGCAGTTTTTCCGCATCGATAAGGCCAATCCGCCGGTAGTTCAGGGTGAGACTCTTGAGGCCGCAGTCGCCGTTCCCGCGGATATCTCGCAGATACTCGGACGCTCGTGCAACGATTGCCACACGAACACAACCATCTATCCGTGGTACGCGAACATTCAGCCATCAGGCTGGTTCCTCAAGGATCACATCGACGATGGCCGTCGGCATCTAAATTTCAGTGTTTTCAATACCTACGCGCCGACCAAAAAGACCAAAAAACTCGAAGAGATCTGCGAACAGGTCGAATCCAAGGAAATGCCTCTCCCGTCATACCTCTGGATCCACAGCGAATCCAAACTGAGCGAAAGCGACGCAAAAGCGCTCTGCGACTGGACG
- a CDS encoding enoyl-CoA hydratase/isomerase family protein has product MSPILITNDGAIRIITLNRPEKRNALNDELIAALKAALREADVDESVKCIVIRGAGKDFCSGADLSALQKIANASHEENLEDARSLGELYKLIRRVRQPVIAAVRGRALAGGFGLALACDLVFAHDDARFGFPEVKIGFVPAMVAAILRRNMSEKDAFATLTFGYEISANELRDRGIIEGTVHDEDFDAEIIAIAKQYEKLSASAVQMTKRLLYDIDSVTFDEAIEHGAQGNATARMTEDCQKGIATFLEK; this is encoded by the coding sequence ATGTCACCAATACTGATCACAAACGACGGGGCGATCCGAATCATCACGCTTAATCGGCCCGAGAAGCGCAATGCCTTGAATGATGAGCTGATCGCGGCGTTGAAGGCTGCTCTGCGTGAAGCGGACGTCGACGAGAGCGTGAAATGTATCGTCATTCGTGGCGCCGGCAAGGATTTTTGCTCGGGAGCGGATCTTTCGGCATTGCAAAAAATCGCAAATGCATCGCACGAAGAGAACCTCGAAGACGCCCGCTCGCTAGGTGAGTTGTACAAACTCATTCGGCGTGTTCGTCAGCCTGTGATAGCGGCGGTTCGAGGTCGTGCTCTGGCGGGTGGTTTCGGACTTGCTCTGGCATGCGATCTTGTCTTCGCTCACGATGACGCGAGATTCGGTTTTCCCGAGGTCAAGATCGGATTCGTTCCCGCGATGGTTGCCGCGATACTTCGGCGGAATATGTCGGAGAAAGACGCCTTCGCGACTCTAACCTTCGGATACGAGATCAGCGCAAACGAACTTCGCGACCGAGGTATTATCGAAGGTACCGTTCATGACGAGGACTTCGACGCAGAGATAATTGCAATAGCCAAACAGTACGAAAAACTATCAGCTTCCGCCGTTCAGATGACGAAGCGACTACTCTATGACATCGACAGTGTAACCTTCGACGAGGCGATCGAACACGGGGCTCAAGGCAATGCAACTGCTCGGATGACTGAGGATTGCCAGAAGGGAATTGCTACGTTTCTAGAGAAGTAA